A segment of the Mycobacterium intracellulare ATCC 13950 genome:
TCTGGCGCAATGACGACGACCGGCTCTCCGACGAGACCGCGGCCGCCCGGCAGTTCGACGGCGTGCTGCTCAGTCCGGGGCCGGGCACCCCGGAGCGCGCGGGCGCTTCCATCGGGATGGTTCGCGCCTGTGCCGCCGAGCAGACCCCGCTGCTCGGGGTCTGCCTGGGGCACCAAGCCATCGGCGTGGCCTTCGGCGCCACCGTCGACCGCGCCCCCGAACTGCTGCACGGCAAGACCAGCAGCGTTCACCACACTAATGTCGGTGTGTTGCAAGGCCTTCCGGATCCCTTCACGGCGACCCGCTACCACTCGCTAACCATCCTGCCCGAATCGCTGCCGCCGGTTCTGGAGGTCACCGCCCACACCGACAGCGGCGTGATCATGGGGGTGCGCCACGCCGAACTGCCGATTCACGGCGTGCAGTTCCATCCCGAGTCGATCCTGACCGAGGGCGGCCACCGCATGCTGGCGAACTGGCTGGCCGTGTGCGGGTTGGTGCGCAACGACACGCTGGTGCGCCGGCTCGAGAATGACGTGCACGCCGCGGTGCGGCCGTATTTCCCGGCCGACCCGGCGGCTACTGACCGAACTTCAGCGTGATGATCCCGTCCCGGTTCACCCCGGAGCCGGCCGGCGGGTTCTGATACACCACCCGGTGGGACTGGGAGCCACCGGCGTCGACGTCGGCGCCCTTGTCGAGGATGCCCGTCCAGCCCAGCGCCCGCAGCCGGGGTTCGGCGTCCGTCCAGAACATGCCGGACAGGTCGGGCATGACGAACTGATTGCCCTTGGACACCTGCAGCTCGATGACCGAGTCCACCGGAACCATCTGTCCCTTGGGCGGATTGGTCCCGATCACCTCACCGGCCGGCCGGGGGCTGTCCACCTGCACCTGGGTCACCTTGCTGAACCCGTAGACGGTGAGGTTGCGTTGCGCGATGTCCACGGTCTGGCCCGCGATGTCGGGAACCTGCTTGGTCTCCGGCCCGGAGCCGACGATGACGGTGATGACGTTGGTGATCGCCGACGTCTGGTTGGCCGGCGGGTTGGTCCCGATCACCTTGCCCAGCAACTCCGGTGTCGACGGCGAATTGGCCTGCTTGAACTTGGTGAATCCCGCGGCT
Coding sequences within it:
- a CDS encoding aminodeoxychorismate/anthranilate synthase component II; this translates as MRILVVDNYDSFVFNLVQYLGQLGVDADVWRNDDDRLSDETAAARQFDGVLLSPGPGTPERAGASIGMVRACAAEQTPLLGVCLGHQAIGVAFGATVDRAPELLHGKTSSVHHTNVGVLQGLPDPFTATRYHSLTILPESLPPVLEVTAHTDSGVIMGVRHAELPIHGVQFHPESILTEGGHRMLANWLAVCGLVRNDTLVRRLENDVHAAVRPYFPADPAATDRTSA